AGGCAGGGAGTGTGGCCTTGGCTTCGGTGACGGCCTTAAAAAAGAATCAGGAATATCCAACCTGGTTTAAGCATCATGTCCTTGAGTTTAAACTGGTTGCGTAAAATACACCTGCACAGGTGGAAATATTTGGAGATATTGACGCAACAGCCTGTCCCGTTTCCTGGTCTTTTGGAAAAGATGGAAAGCCGTTTTTTATGGCAGGTCCCTATGATACAGTTCCCCGATGCAAACAAATCATTAGTGCGTTGGAACGTTATGCGGGTCCCGGAAACTACCATTATATGATGCCCATGCCTGAAAAAGTGTTGTTTTCTGAGCAAGAATCTCTCACCAGAATTAAAGATTCTGCAAATCGTGCCATGGAATTGATCGAAAACGGAGATCTGGACCAGGCACAAAATATTCTCAATATGCTGATGAAAAAATACCCGGAACACCCTGATGTTTTGTTCGCCATGGGCAATCTCTATTACGGGAAGGACATGTTTGATGACGCCCTGCATTATTTTGACGCCGCAATTGAAGTCTCACCCGGATTTCTGGAAGCGATGAATAACAAGGCGGCCACCCATCAAAAGCGGGCGGAAATTCTCCACATGCTGAAAACATTTCAACTCATCATTGAAACAGGCCCTCCTGATGATCCTGCGGTACAAAATGCCAGGAAAGAACTTGAGAGGAGTGAAGCCTTCATTGAAGAAACAGAGGGTGTTGACCTGAAAACCTACATGGAAGCCTATGAACTATTCGATTCGGGCTATGCTCACATGGAAAAGGGTGAATTTGAACAGGCAATAGAACTGTTTCAGCAATCAATCTCCCTGAATGACAATTCCCCCAAACCATACGGAAATATGGGACTTTGTTATGCAATGCTCGGGAACAAACAGATGGCCCTGGAGGCGCTGGAAAAAGCTCTGTTAATTGATCCATCCTATGAGATTGCCCTGGGAAATCTTAAATTGATAAAATTGATGCAAGAGGGCCAACCCCTACAAGCCGATACAAACTTTGAATTTAATCCCCGCACAGGCCCGATTTTGAAAAAGAAATCGTTCATGGAAAGGCTGTTTCGAAAATGACAGGCATCTGTCCAACCAATTCAATGGAATAAAGAACGGCCTGCGTTGGTGACCGATATTTCCAGGGTGAAGACCCGCTGATAAGCAGCTTGAGCCATTACTGTTCGGATCAAGTTATAAGCAAGCAAATGCACCCAAACTTCTTTTCGTACCATCTCTGGAGTTTTACAGCGGAGTATTCCCATCTGCGTTGTGTTGTTAATGGCTTTCAGATTCACTTCGACTAACCACGGTTTCTTATAGAGTTCCGCTAACTCCTTTCGATAAACCTCTTTGGGATTCAGCATGGAAGTGACCAGTATTTTTCCTTCTGACTTAACCTCTCGCATTGTCAAAAATTCAGGAAATATCAACCGGGTTTCCTGATCCATCCATTCAGGTTTTTGTTTTTTCCAAATTACCAAATGATCTTTCACTCCCGGTTTGTTGCCTGAATGAAAGTCACTGTTACGTGAAGCATGTCAGGGATACGTCCCAATTATAAGTGAACATGAATCAACCAAGCAATCGCTTGGTAAAAAAGCTTGCATTGTAATGAATACGCATTATTTTTTGAACCTGATTCATTTTATGAATAATAAGACGTTGTTTCTTATTATTGAAAAATCTACTCATTGTTTCCCATCCATATCCGCCGGAGTCGACCTTATGAAATCTCAATATTTTACTCAGGAACATGAAATTTTCCGTAACAGTGTCAGGCAGTTTATCCAGAAGGAAGTGATTCCACACACGGATGCCTGGGAAAAAGCCCGGGAGATTCCACGCAGTGTCTGGAAACGCATGGGAGAACTAGGTTTTCTGGGAATTTCATATCCGGAACGTTTTGGCGGCAGTGATGCTGATTTTTTCTTTTCGGTGGTTTTTTTGGAAGAACTCGCGCTTTCTGGAATGGGAGGATTTTCGACGGCGGTTTCAGTGCATCAATATATGGCAACAGCGCACATCGCGTCTGCCGGCAGTGACGAACTCAAACAAAAATACCTGGTACCGGCCATCAAAGGAGAAAAAATTGGCGCGCTTGCGGTCACAGAACCCGGAGCCGGATCGGATGTATCAGCCATTCGAACCAAAGCCGTTCGGGATGGCGATGAGTATGTGATCAATGGCTCAAAAATTTTTATTTCAAATGGCGTTTATGGTGATTTTGTAACCCTTGCCTGTAAAACAAATTCTGAAGCCGGAGCAGGAGGCATCAGTCTGATTGTTGTCGATACAAACGCTCCCGGATTTAAAGCCAGCAAACTTGAAAAAATGGGACTGCACAGTTCCGATACTGCTGAATTATCCTTCGATAATGTTCGTGTACCGGCATCTAATCTGATTGGGCAGGAAAACTCAGGATTTTATTACATCATGGAAAGTTTCCAGCTTGAACGTCTGGTCGCGGCAATTATTTCATGCAGTGGCATGGTTGGCTGTCTCGATATGACCATGAGATATCTGAATGAACGCGAGGCCTTCAACCGGCCACTGGCAAAATTCCAGGTGATCCGGCATACAATGGCTGACCTGGCGTCACAGGTGGAAGCCGCGCGCCAACTGACCTATCACACCTGCTGGCTCCATGCGGAAGGCTCTGTCGCGACCCGAGAATGTTCCATGGCCAAACTGTATGCCACAGAACTCGCCAAAAAAGTCGCGGATGAATGTCTCCAGTTTTTTGGCGGCTATGGCTACATGGACGAATATCCGATTTCACGCATGTACCGTGATACTCGTGTTGGTACCATCGCAGGCGGCGCGTCAGCAATCATGCGGGAAATCATCGCGAAAATGATGTTTGACCAGATTCAATATCAGTCTGCGTATCAATCGGATCAAGCAACTCCCGCTAAAGAATCAGCACCCCGGAAAGCCGAAGCTTCACAAAAGACTGAAGCTCCCGTCACACCTGCCAAACCAGCATCTTCTGCCGTTCCGGATACGACCACAGCGCTGTTTGATATTTTACCAAAACGGTTTCAACCTGAAAAAGCAAAGACCGCAACCATGACTGTTCATTTCAAAATCAGTGGTGAAAAAGGCGGTGAGCACACCGTCATTGTGGCTCAGGGCAAGTGTTCTGTCCAGCATGGATTACAGGGAGAATCCAAATGTCTGGTAGAAACGGATGCGCAAACCTATCTCGATGTGGAACTTGGGAAAATGGAAGCGGCAATGGCATTCATGACCGGAAAAATCAAAGTAAATAATCTTCAGGCCATGATGCAGTTTGTCACCTGGTTTTCACCAGTCACACCTGATATGTTCAGCACACAAAGCACCACTCCGGTTCAGGCGACCAGCACCGCATCAGTTTCTGCAACCGCAACTCCTGCGCCTGTGGCGACAGGAACCGGAGCCTTGGACGAACTGTTTCAGGGACTTCCCTCCCGTTTGAAAACTGAAAAATCATCGGGAGTGAACATGATTGTTCATTTCAATCTGAGCGGCGCATTGTCCGGGAAATACACGGTCGCGGTTAAGAATGGGGAATGTCATACACAGCAGGGACATGACGGCGAGCCAACGTGTGTGGTTGATGTCGAAGGGCAGACGTATCTGGATATCGAGAACGGCAAACTGGAACCTCAAATGGCCTTCATGAGTGGAAAGCTCAAGGTCAGTAACATTGGTGCCATGATGCAGTTTGCGTCACTATTCCGCAAAATCCAGGGATAATTTTTCCTGTAGCCAGCAAAAAAGATCTGCCGGCTGATACTCATCCAACATAATTATTCCGGATTTGCATGGGAACGTCTGAACGCAAGGCAAGAGACTTTGAACGCAGAGAAATAAAAATTTTAAAAACAGCTTCTGATTTGTTTCAGAAAAAAGGGGTGGATTCCGTGAAAATGGAAGAAATCGCTGAAAAAATGGAAGTCTCTGTGGGCACCCTGTATCAGCACTTTAAAAGTAAAAATGAAATCTATGCCCGGTTGTTCATAGAAAAAGATCTGGAAAGGCTCAATCATATCAGTCAGATTTCACCAGACCTACCTGTGCTTGAGCAATTGAGGCAACTTTATGAACGTTACATCCAATTCTATTTTGAAAATCCTGTGGCCTATAAAATTTTGCGGTCTTGCGAAAAACGAGGGGGACTCGATCAGTTGAAACCGGAGACTCTTGAAAAATTCAAGGCACAGAGAGACGCATCACTAGGCATTCTGGAAAATCTTTTGCAACGGGGGATTGAAGAGGGGGTTTTAATCAATGTTCCAGTCTCATATCTAAGTTGTGCGGGACTGGCTTTAGCTCATGGAGCCATTGAAATGATGACAGCCCAATATTTTGAGGGAAAAATCAGTGACTGGACGAATTTTTTTTCGTTTCTGGGAGATGTGCTCATCCGGAGCCATACGCATCCAGAGATCCATCCAACACCACCGAATGATTCCAGCAAAATGATTATCTCTTAAACCACTGTTAATTTTATAATGAAAAAAGGAGTTTCTATGAAGAAAGCATTAGTGACTGGAGCCGGAGGGTTTATTGGATCACATGTTGCCAAAGTTCTGCTGGATCAGGGTGTCGAGGTTCGGGCCGTGTTGCGTCCGGGAGAATCCCCCCGTAATCTCGAAGGCTTGCCGCTGGAAATCATGATGGGTGATATTCTGGATAAAACATTTTTAAGACGCTGTATTAAAGATATTGATACCGTATTCCATCTGGCCGGAATTTACTCGATCTGGATGCCTGATTGGAAACCGCTGTATGAAGTCAACCTTCAGGGAACCCGGAACATCATGTGGGCCAGCCTGGAAAACAACGTCAAGAAAGTGGTGTTCACCAGTTCCATTTCCGCTCTTGGAATCGAACCCGGAACCAATGTGGCTAATGAAGAGACGGAGTTCAATCAATATGATGCCAATCCGTATGTGCTTTCCAAATATTTAAGCCAGCAGGAAGTGATTGGATTTTCTGAGCATGGACTGAATGTCGTGGTGGTGAATCCCGCTTTTCCCTTTGGTCCGGGTGACAGAAGTCCAACGCCAACCGGACAGTTGATTCTCAATCTGTTGAAAGGAGTTCATCTGAATATCAAAGGCGGGTTCAATGCGGTTGATGTTCGGGATGTGGCCATTGGGCATATTCTGGCCGCTGAACATGGAAAACGCGGTGAAAAATACATTTTGGGTAATCGCGATCTTACCATTTCTGAATTTGCCGAAATTGTCGCGGAAGTTTCTCCAAAAAAATTGCGTACCATCACAGTGCCTCTTCCCAAACTCGCTATGGAGGGCGCAGCCCACATCCTGAAAATGGTGGCGGATCATTATACCCATAAAACCCCTCTCTCTACTCCGGCTGAAGTGCGCTATATTTCACAGTATATTTATGTTGATAACAACAAAGCCCAGCGTGAACTGGGCTTTGCACCCAGAGATGTTGGAATTTCGATCAGAGATTCCATCGAATGGTTTTATTCCAATGGATATGTGGATTGAGCAATCCCTGTATCTGTCATGCTTGATTTCTTTTTCAGGAGTTCATTATGTCTCATGCACCTCTTCACGGCGTTAAAGTTCTGGATTTTTCAACGTTGTTGCCTGGTCCCTACGCAACCATGATTCTGGGCGATCTTGGCGCAGACGTCTTACGGGTTGATGCCCCCAATCGTCCGGATTTGATACGCCTGAGCAATCCTGTGGTTTACGACACCTTGAATCGAAATAAAAAATCTGTTTGTCTCGATTTAAAAACCGCTGAGGCTGTCGCCATTATCAAAAAACTGGTGCATGAGTATGACGTAGTGCTTGAACAGTTTCGTCCGGGTGTCATGAAATCTCTGGGGCTGGATTATGAAACCCTGCGTCAGGAAAATCCCGGATTGATTTATTGCTCCTTGACTGGTTATGGGCAAACAGGGCCGATGGCGCAACGTGCCGGACATGATATCAATTATCTGGCGTTGAGCGGTCTGAATTCCTTTTCAGGGACCCATGAACAAGGCCCCTCCATGTTGGGAACCCAGATTGCGGATTTATGTGGCGGCGCTCTTTTTTCAGTGACAGGTATTCTGACGGCGGTGATTCATCGGCAAAAAACAGGGGAAGGTCAGCACATCGATGTTTCCATGCTCGATGGCTCGATGGCATTAGGAATTCTGGGAATGTCAGAATGGCTGGGACAACAGAAAAACTCAGCGTATGAATCAGGGCTGCTCAACGGCGGCACGTTCTACAACCATTACAAAACCAAAGATGGACGTTATTTGTCTGTTGGCTCGCTGGAACCCAAATTTTTTGAACAACTGGCCAAGGGGCTGGAATTGCCGGAACTTCTTAAAACCACAGACCCCAATCAAATGATTGAACTCATAGAACAGAAAATTGCCTCCAGAACCCTGAAAGAATGGGAAGGGGTGTTTAAAAATCTGGATGCCTGTGTGGAACCTGTCCTGACCTTGGCTGAAGTTGAACAAACAGAGCAGTTTAAAGCACGGGAAATGGCGATTGAACTGTCTTCAGACGCAGGAAAAAAAGTTCGGCAACTTGCCCATCCCCTCAAATTTTCTCAAACCGCTCCAGTGTATCATCACATTGGTCCCAAACCCGGGGCCAACAATCAGGAAATTCTGGAACAACTCGGAATTTCACCGGAAGAATCTCAGCAACTGAAAGAAAAAGGTGTTTTGGGACAGGAAACAGAAACAGCATCACTGCCCCATTTTAAAACCAAAAACATTCAACCGAAAACCACCAAGCCAACGGTGGTCGCCGCCGAAAGCCCTGCCACAAAACCCGTTTCGCCTGAAAGCATTGAGAACTTGTTTGCGATTTTGCCTAAACGTGCGGTTGCCGCAAAGCTACAGGGTGTTTCCATGGTGGTGCACTTTGATATTTCCGGTGACACCGGCGGCAAATATACGGTAAAAGTTCAGGATGGACGTTGTGAAGTCGAAGCAGGACATCAGGGAACAGCTACGTGTGTTGTCGAAGTTCAAGATAAAGTTTATC
This portion of the SAR324 cluster bacterium genome encodes:
- a CDS encoding acyl-CoA dehydrogenase family protein, whose protein sequence is MKSQYFTQEHEIFRNSVRQFIQKEVIPHTDAWEKAREIPRSVWKRMGELGFLGISYPERFGGSDADFFFSVVFLEELALSGMGGFSTAVSVHQYMATAHIASAGSDELKQKYLVPAIKGEKIGALAVTEPGAGSDVSAIRTKAVRDGDEYVINGSKIFISNGVYGDFVTLACKTNSEAGAGGISLIVVDTNAPGFKASKLEKMGLHSSDTAELSFDNVRVPASNLIGQENSGFYYIMESFQLERLVAAIISCSGMVGCLDMTMRYLNEREAFNRPLAKFQVIRHTMADLASQVEAARQLTYHTCWLHAEGSVATRECSMAKLYATELAKKVADECLQFFGGYGYMDEYPISRMYRDTRVGTIAGGASAIMREIIAKMMFDQIQYQSAYQSDQATPAKESAPRKAEASQKTEAPVTPAKPASSAVPDTTTALFDILPKRFQPEKAKTATMTVHFKISGEKGGEHTVIVAQGKCSVQHGLQGESKCLVETDAQTYLDVELGKMEAAMAFMTGKIKVNNLQAMMQFVTWFSPVTPDMFSTQSTTPVQATSTASVSATATPAPVATGTGALDELFQGLPSRLKTEKSSGVNMIVHFNLSGALSGKYTVAVKNGECHTQQGHDGEPTCVVDVEGQTYLDIENGKLEPQMAFMSGKLKVSNIGAMMQFASLFRKIQG
- a CDS encoding CoA transferase, producing MSHAPLHGVKVLDFSTLLPGPYATMILGDLGADVLRVDAPNRPDLIRLSNPVVYDTLNRNKKSVCLDLKTAEAVAIIKKLVHEYDVVLEQFRPGVMKSLGLDYETLRQENPGLIYCSLTGYGQTGPMAQRAGHDINYLALSGLNSFSGTHEQGPSMLGTQIADLCGGALFSVTGILTAVIHRQKTGEGQHIDVSMLDGSMALGILGMSEWLGQQKNSAYESGLLNGGTFYNHYKTKDGRYLSVGSLEPKFFEQLAKGLELPELLKTTDPNQMIELIEQKIASRTLKEWEGVFKNLDACVEPVLTLAEVEQTEQFKAREMAIELSSDAGKKVRQLAHPLKFSQTAPVYHHIGPKPGANNQEILEQLGISPEESQQLKEKGVLGQETETASLPHFKTKNIQPKTTKPTVVAAESPATKPVSPESIENLFAILPKRAVAAKLQGVSMVVHFDISGDTGGKYTVKVQDGRCEVEAGHQGTATCVVEVQDKVYLDVELGRMNPQMAFMSGKLKVSNIGAMMQFVSFFSKVTPELLKSAPVVTVAPSPVVSEAPVESVSNLFKILPTRFLADRAKNGTMLVHFKISGKESGEYSVRLENGKCEVEKGLVGKPTCVVDVNDQAYLDVELGRMEPQVAFMSGKLKVDNIGAMMQFVTFFERITPDVLKQRLGGINELKSPAVVTKAEPTPEKTVQPVPVKETLKVEENVQDIFKTLPKRFRSEKADGVQLTLGYKISGENGGDYSVLINSQSCTVENSLKDKYDCLIETSDEVFVDLEFGRIQADAAFTKGLLNISNIAVNMRYNKLFSKIEA
- a CDS encoding TetR/AcrR family transcriptional regulator — translated: MGTSERKARDFERREIKILKTASDLFQKKGVDSVKMEEIAEKMEVSVGTLYQHFKSKNEIYARLFIEKDLERLNHISQISPDLPVLEQLRQLYERYIQFYFENPVAYKILRSCEKRGGLDQLKPETLEKFKAQRDASLGILENLLQRGIEEGVLINVPVSYLSCAGLALAHGAIEMMTAQYFEGKISDWTNFFSFLGDVLIRSHTHPEIHPTPPNDSSKMIIS
- a CDS encoding transposase; this translates as MVIWKKQKPEWMDQETRLIFPEFLTMREVKSEGKILVTSMLNPKEVYRKELAELYKKPWLVEVNLKAINNTTQMGILRCKTPEMVRKEVWVHLLAYNLIRTVMAQAAYQRVFTLEISVTNAGRSLFH
- a CDS encoding tetratricopeptide repeat protein, with translation MAGPYDTVPRCKQIISALERYAGPGNYHYMMPMPEKVLFSEQESLTRIKDSANRAMELIENGDLDQAQNILNMLMKKYPEHPDVLFAMGNLYYGKDMFDDALHYFDAAIEVSPGFLEAMNNKAATHQKRAEILHMLKTFQLIIETGPPDDPAVQNARKELERSEAFIEETEGVDLKTYMEAYELFDSGYAHMEKGEFEQAIELFQQSISLNDNSPKPYGNMGLCYAMLGNKQMALEALEKALLIDPSYEIALGNLKLIKLMQEGQPLQADTNFEFNPRTGPILKKKSFMERLFRK
- a CDS encoding SDR family oxidoreductase, with protein sequence MKKALVTGAGGFIGSHVAKVLLDQGVEVRAVLRPGESPRNLEGLPLEIMMGDILDKTFLRRCIKDIDTVFHLAGIYSIWMPDWKPLYEVNLQGTRNIMWASLENNVKKVVFTSSISALGIEPGTNVANEETEFNQYDANPYVLSKYLSQQEVIGFSEHGLNVVVVNPAFPFGPGDRSPTPTGQLILNLLKGVHLNIKGGFNAVDVRDVAIGHILAAEHGKRGEKYILGNRDLTISEFAEIVAEVSPKKLRTITVPLPKLAMEGAAHILKMVADHYTHKTPLSTPAEVRYISQYIYVDNNKAQRELGFAPRDVGISIRDSIEWFYSNGYVD